A stretch of the Ischnura elegans chromosome 5, ioIscEleg1.1, whole genome shotgun sequence genome encodes the following:
- the LOC124158727 gene encoding RNA-binding protein 12 — protein sequence MSVIIRLQNLPWSANALDIRQFFRGLSIPEGGVHIVGGEQGDAFIAFSTDEDARQAMMLDGGKIKEVKIRLLLSSRAQMQKVIEVARQQTVGLQGFMGLSPLTTAASSHPMPTPHMVSHPMASAPMHGQPLGPPMGQTMGQAMGQPMGQPMGHPMGQPMGQQMGQPMGHPMGQPMGQPMGQPMGQPMGQPMGQPMGQPGQPMPPVMLGHPGMGPMGPGGPPAPGGMPGMGQLGGILPRPPPPQDARMPRGEPMVGEGPGRDIAGGDRDRNDRSDRGRDRSERSHSRDGDRRDRRDHRRRRRDRSKSRSRSRDRGGRRRGRSRSRDRSRSRDKDRSSRSERNRDSTGDDADKRNSGPNSKDQNDIVVVAHYPAPGRQIGGRPGPNPQRPPALLSQPSGGAIQSPSHPSSPQQKAGQPPQMPQPQPMGPNPSMHKGMTNGAEEKGQKSEAKPDWPIEAQLPGGGPRGMPGGMNNQMPRNADLPGGVAPDMPVDGGANIGGRPMMSDSAPGGFPGNAGPRFPRNERFPPDGGMPGGQDGPPRMRPSGWGPRNEGFNQGRPMGQFGEEDQKEFDGRPEMFEGHQGGGRPPFRGNGRDPSHMERGGGGGNRGGHFMGRGNPYFEGRGPMDRRQFMGGRDGNIPGHFEGGEFHRGNHPPFDRPFSRFGGENTPNERFSDHKPPHRGRMSGGFCVEVRNMPLEAGYREVREFFKGLHISSSGLKVINDNHGNRVGICYVKFVNAPDREIALNLNGKLMQGSAVEVLSLDDEIFEKAIDSYRPNRNPVYNSGGNQIARGGECLAIIGLPHYAKEQDVMKILKDFPLVDIVLEKCKDGKGRAYVQFSTPEDADKALNNKFTMDQKPLSVVRSSTDKLNEVKKALDIIKSKGEETPSDKSMNDEIKPSEKSPNNDSKTPTMECIIMRGLPDCASDREILDFFSDTGIVPFRIHIMLDTCGNPSGDAFCELGSQEEIMRAVSKSNSPMGKNNIIVQAVPIAEMNEALGLTNNSRPNQEPIPMDIQDHLHNGGTSDPHGPPLSLMGQRGPMARVAQGLLGHNPASLSPGNPQGGGSGPGSRPPLLGRHPMSGPAPLMAIRSTPLHDGMPPSGMMGGPGPGPDLPAVEGFGKPGCVIAMENVPYKAGVEEILEFFRGFDVSRENVIRRYSDQGMPTGDARVAFVSPSEAQRALRELRFGKIRDRSVYLTLL from the coding sequence CACTGATGAAGATGCTAGGCAAGCCATGATGCTGGACGGTGGCAAAATTAAAGAAGTGAAGATAAGACTCCTCTTGAGCTCAAGAGCACAGATGCAGAAGGTTATAGAAGTGGCAAGACAACAGACAGTTGGGTTGCAGGGCTTCATGGGTTTATCTCCACTAACCACAGCAGCCTCATCTCATCCTATGCCGACTCCACACATGGTCTCTCATCCCATGGCTTCAGCTCCCATGCATGGTCAACCTCTAGGACCTCCTATGGGACAAACTATGGGCCAGGCAATGGGGCAACCAATGGGCCAGCCGATGGGTCATCCGATGGGGCAGCCAATGGGACAGCAAATGGGTCAACCAATGGGTCATCCAATGGGCCAGCCTATGGGTCAGCCGATGGGTCAACCGATGGGCCAGCCTATGGGTCAGCCTATGGGACAGCCAATGGGCCAGCCTGGTCAACCAATGCCTCCTGTCATGTTGGGTCATCCGGGTATGGGGCCAATGGGACCTGGAGGCCCACCAGCGCCTGGTGGTATGCCTGGCATGGGACAACTTGGTGGAATACTTCCACGGCCCCCACCTCCTCAAGATGCGAGGATGCCACGTGGTGAACCCATGGTTGGAGAGGGTCCAGGTCGAGATATTGCTGGTGGAGACCGTGATCGCAATGATAGGAGTGACCGCGGAAGGGACCGAAGTGAGCGCTCCCACTCACGTGATGGTGATCGTCGTGACCGCAGGGatcatcgtcgtcgtcgtcgtgaTAGGAGCAAGAGCCGTAGTCGCAGCCGGGACAGAGGAGGTCGTCGGAGAGGGAGGAGCAGGTCCAGGGATCGCAGTCGGAGTAGAGATAAGGACAGAAGTTCCAGATCCGAGAGGAATCGGGACAGCACAGGAGATGATGCGGATAAGAGAAATTCTGGACCAAACAGCAAGGATCAGAATGATATAGTCGTTGTGGCCCATTACCCTGCCCCAGGTCGGCAAATTGGAGGTAGACCTGGCCCTAACCCCCAAAGACCTCCAGCGCTCTTGTCCCAACCATCTGGTGGTGCCATTCAGTCCCCATCTCACCCTTCCTCTCCCCAGCAGAAGGCAGGGCAGCCACCTCAAATGCCACAACCTCAACCGATGGGGCCCAACCCATCCATGCATAAGGGAATGACAAATGGTGCAGAGGAGAAAGGCCAGAAGTCAGAAGCTAAGCCTGACTGGCCAATAGAAGCTCAGCTGCCCGGAGGTGGACCCAGGGGTATGCCTGGAGGAATGAACAACCAAATGCCACGCAATGCAGACCTTCCTGGTGGAGTGGCCCCTGATATGCCTGTTGATGGTGGAGCCAACATAGGGGGTCGCCCTATGATGTCAGATTCTGCTCCTGGAGGGTTTCCTGGTAATGCGGGTCCCAGGTTTCCCCGAAATGAAAGGTTTCCGCCAGATGGTGGAATGCCAGGAGGACAGGATGGACCCCCACGCATGCGACCTAGTGGTTGGGGCCCACGTAATGAGGGCTTCAATCAAGGGAGGCCAATGGGACAGTTTGGAGAAGAAGACCAGAAAGAATTTGATGGCCGCCCAGAGATGTTCGAGGGGCACCAGGGTGGTGGAAGACCTCCTTTCCGGGGTAATGGAAGGGATCCATCCCATAtggaaaggggaggaggaggtggaaatAGGGGTGGACATTTCATGGGAAGAGGAAATCCTTATTTTGAGGGAAGGGGTCCCATGGACAGACGGCAGTTTATGGGTGGAAGGGATGGAAACATACCTGGACATTTTGAGGGAGGAGAATTTCACCGTGGAAATCATCCTCCATTCGATAGACCCTTCAGTAGGTTTGGTGGGGAGAATACGCCCAATGAGAGGTTTAGTGACCACAAACCTCCCCATCGGGGTAGAATGAGTGGTGGTTTCTGTGTTGAAGTGAGGAACATGCCTCTTGAAGCAGGCTACAGGGAAGTGCGTGAATTCTTTAAAGGTCTCCATATCTCAAGTTCGGGGCTCAAGGTGATCAATGACAATCATGGCAACAGGGTTGGAATATGCTATGTTAAATTCGTGAATGCCCCTGACAGGGAGATAGCCCTCAACTTGAATGGGAAACTTATGCAGGGGTCTGCAGTAGAAGTACTCTCATTAGATGATGAGATATTCGAGAAAGCTATTGATTCCTACAGACCTAATAGAAATCCTGTGTACAACAGTGGAGGTAACCAAATTGCTAGAGGGGGAGAGTGCTTAGCTATAATAGGCCTTCCTCATTATGCTAAAGAGCAAGatgttatgaaaattttaaaggattttCCTCTTGTAGATATAGTGCTAGAAAAATGTAAAGATGGCAAAGGACGTGCATATGTTCAGTTTAGTACTCCAGAAGATGCTGATAAAGCTCTTAATAATAAGTTCACAATGGACCAGAAGCCCCTTAGTGTTGTTCGCTCAAGTACCGACAAGCTCAATGAGGTCAAGAAGGCTCTTGATATCATCAAGTCAAAGGGTGAGGAAACACCCTCTGACAAATCAATGAATGATGAAATCAAACCCAGTGAGAAAAGCCCTAATAATGACTCTAAAACCCCCACAATGGAGTGTATCATAATGAGAGGACTCCCAGACTGTGCAAGTGACAGGGAAATCCTAGACTTTTTTTCAGACACAGGGATTGTACCTTTTAGAATACACATAATGCTTGACACATGTGGTAATCCTTCTGGTGATGCATTTTGTGAATTAGGCAGCCAAGAAGAAATTATGAGGGCCGTATCTAAGTCAAACTCACCAATGGGTAAGAACAATATAATTGTGCAGGCTGTACCCATTGCTGAGATGAATGAGGCCCTTGGTCTGACAAATAATTCCAGGCCCAACCAGGAACCAATCCCCATGGACATTCAGGACCACCTTCACAATGGTGGCACTTCGGACCCTCATGGTCCACCACTTAGCCTCATGGGTCAGAGAGGTCCCATGGCACGAGTAGCTCAAGGGCTCCTCGGGCATAACCCTGCTTCCCTCAGCCCAGGAAACCCTCAAGGTGGGGGATCAGGTCCAGGCTCGAGGCCACCCTTACTAGGTCGGCACCCAATGTCAGGTCCTGCACCTCTTATGGCCATACGTAGTACACCCCTCCATGATGGAATGCCACCTTCAGGGATGATGGGTGGGCCTGGACCAGGTCCCGATCTCCCGGCAGTGGAAGGGTTTGGGAAGCCTGGATGTGTCATCGCTATGGAGAATGTTCCCTATAAGGCTGGAGTGGAAGAAATCCTGGAATTCTTCCGTGGTTTTGATGTTTCACGAGAGAATGTAATAAGACGTTACAGTGATCAGGGTATGCCCACTGGTGATGCTCGTGTGGCATTTGTGAGCCCGTCTGAGGCTCAGCGAGCTCTCAGAGAACTTCGGTTTGGCAAGATTCGAGATCGATCAGTTTACCTCACTttgttgtaa
- the LOC124158728 gene encoding uncharacterized protein LOC124158728: protein MPLYKLPQTLYSVALKITEVLVETACINIESWYGNFDADVCKFQVESLKKYLSCNLSSTVLDDLCEHRSEEKHSLRLDNRIRLAIHMHRNVRKFSVDIATSKCKFPVDDPFWIDHLSQIPFITALDLHLICTDEILEVIGRCCPLLEEINIVSRLEQDKRAKSCTFNALKLKFFVSDEGLAHLSHCRKLKKLAMNKMLRSHYVGRMMTDNGIRKLLRTLPNLQFISYGDTGTVIAQGMEDIGSLNLQGLSDFHPSPFHIEAAARLCPKLQYLSLSMPTGNMSQIDGSGGNEEGGVVLQALSRSTICVSGLELCQFRFEENMLNLLKVKGEHITNLELNTSNAMSSKDVISIGRNCPFIQGLCIKNMGPEPASAKVNSWNFCNSFDGKFPPFSCLLGLQLNGQDWNPEIILLVCLSYAFRLKTLSLQNFSYLNLLDKIMSRIFFINPLKDLIALYLYVGCPLSYNGIQQVLENCPKINQLTFVEHEFLQSEDVALLKEEVQKSNFDLNICSLGVN from the coding sequence ATGCCATTGTACAAGTTACCTCAAACGTTATACTCAGTTGCTTTGAAAATAACAGAGGTTCTAGTGGAGACAGCATGCATAAATATCGAAAGTTGGTATGGAAATTTCGACGCAGACGTATGTAAGTTTCAGGTGgaatctttgaaaaaatatctgtCCTGTAACTTGTCAAGCACTGTGCTGGATGATCTGTGTGAACATCGAAGCGAAGAGAAACATTCTCTTCGTTTGGATAATAGAATACGGTTAGCAATTCACATGCACAGAAATGTGAGGAAGTTTTCTGTTGACATTGCCACATCAAAGTGTAAGTTTCCTGTTGATGATCCATTTTGGATCGATCATTTGTCACAAATACCGTTTATAACAGCCCTTGATTTGCATCTTATATGCACAGATGAAATTTTAGAGGTTATTGGGAGATGTTGCCCATTGCtagaggaaataaatattgtatCTCGCCTGGAACAAGATAAAAGAGCCAAATCTTGTACATTTAATGCCCTCAAACTCAAGTTTTTCGTGTCTGATGAGGGACTGGCACATTTAAGCCACTgcagaaagcttaaaaaactcGCTATGAACAAAATGCTTCGAAGCCATTATGTAGGAAGGATGATGACTGACAATGGAATCAGAAAATTACTCAGAACACTCCCTAACCTTCAATTCATCAGCTATGGAGATACAGGAACTGTTATAGCCCAGGGTATGGAAGATATAGGCTCTTTAAATCTTCAGGGTCTGAGTGATTTCCATCCCAGTCCCTTCCATATTGAAGCTGCTGCCCGCTTGTGCCCAAAGTTGCAGTATCTTAGTCTCAGTATGCCTACGGGAAATATGTCACAAATCGATGGTAGCGGTGGTAATGAGGAAGGTGGTGTGGTTCTCCAAGCTTTATCAAGAAGTACTATCTGTGTTTCAGGTTTGGAGTTGTGTCAGTTCAGATTTGAGGAAAATATGCTTAATTTATTGAAAGTTAAAGGTGAACATATTACCAACTTGGAACTTAATACAAGTAATGCTATGAGTTCAAAAGATGTAATTTCTATTGGTAGGAATTGTCCATTCATCCAAGGTTTGTGCATAAAAAATATGGGTCCTGAGCCAGCGTCAGCCAAGGTTAATTCTTGGAATTTCTGCAATAGCTTTGATGgcaaatttcctccattttcatgCCTTTTGGGATTACAACTTAATGGCCAGGATTGGAACCCAGAAATAATCCTTTTAGTGTGTTTATCATATGCATTCCGGCTAAAGACTCTCAGCttgcaaaatttttcatatttaaacttACTTGATAAGATCATGAgtcgaatatttttcattaatcctTTAAAAGATCTTATTGCGCTATACCTATATGTGGGTTGCCCACTTTCTTATAATGGAATCCAACAGGTTCTTGAGAACTGCCCTAAAATAAACCAGCTTACTTTCGTGGAGCATGAATTTTTACAGTCCGAGGATGTTGCACTGCTTAAGGAAGAAGTTCAGAAGAGTAATTTTGACCTAAATATTTGTTCTCTGGGTGTTAATTAA